In one window of Frigoriglobus tundricola DNA:
- a CDS encoding lipid-binding SYLF domain-containing protein, translating into MRRFLLVCLVLALAGAPAPALPPSNAKTLERAEDVLNELSKIPLKGIPAKLLEDAQGVAIIPRVIKAGFVIGGRGGHGIVIAKDKNGNWGDPVFVDLGGASVGFQAGLESTDVVLVFRSRKSLDRLLEGKGKLTLGADASVAAGPVGRMAAAATDAKLEAEIVSYSRSRGLFAGVSLDGAAVHANAESNALFREPGQAAERKMADAVKLKLIDMSKEKPVPVAPPMLGAPVPVPPPLPVPAPGRP; encoded by the coding sequence ATGCGTCGCTTCCTGCTGGTCTGTCTCGTTCTCGCCCTGGCGGGAGCCCCGGCCCCGGCCCTGCCACCGAGCAACGCAAAAACACTGGAACGCGCGGAAGACGTGCTGAACGAGTTGTCCAAGATCCCGCTCAAGGGCATTCCGGCCAAACTTCTGGAAGACGCTCAGGGCGTGGCGATCATCCCGCGCGTCATCAAAGCCGGCTTCGTCATCGGCGGCCGCGGGGGGCACGGCATCGTGATCGCCAAGGACAAAAACGGAAACTGGGGCGACCCGGTGTTCGTCGATCTCGGCGGCGCGAGCGTCGGGTTCCAGGCCGGGTTGGAGTCCACGGACGTGGTTCTCGTGTTCCGGAGCCGGAAGAGTCTCGACCGACTTCTGGAAGGCAAAGGGAAACTGACCCTCGGCGCCGACGCATCGGTCGCGGCGGGACCGGTCGGGCGGATGGCCGCCGCGGCCACCGACGCCAAGCTGGAAGCGGAGATCGTGTCGTACTCTCGCAGCCGCGGGCTGTTCGCGGGCGTGTCCTTGGACGGCGCCGCCGTTCACGCGAACGCGGAGAGCAACGCGCTGTTCCGCGAACCCGGCCAGGCCGCCGAACGGAAGATGGCCGACGCGGTGAAACTCAAGCTCATCGATATGAGCAAAGAAAAGCCCGTTCCCGTGGCGCCGCCGATGCTCGGAGCGCCGGTGCCCGTTCCCCCGCCCCTCCCCGTCCCGGCTCCCGGACGGCCGTAA